A region from the Benincasa hispida cultivar B227 chromosome 10, ASM972705v1, whole genome shotgun sequence genome encodes:
- the LOC120089456 gene encoding protein ALP1-like, with protein MDQSFLLMLSTLLHLHNYLDPTISLLPSTPSSASSPSSASLNSPTSLLSSSSAAPLLFFTIASVLSFIASSRPNPSSSTSPTSTTTATPPPPSSSSDYSVSAFRAFSTDHIWSLEAPLRDAQWRSLYGLSHPVFTTIVEKLKPHIALSNLSLPSDYAVAMVLSRLCHGLSAKTLATRFSLEPYLVSKITNMVTRLLATKLYAEFIKIPVSRRRLIETTQAFEELTSLPNMCGAIDGSPIKLRRLPADQNFSTNYNCRFGYPSVLLQVVADNKKIFWDVCVKAPGGSDDASHFRDSLMYHRLTSGDVVWDNVINVRGHHVRPYIVGDWGYPLLSFLLTPFSPNGMGTPAQNLFDGMLMKGRSVVVDAIGLLKARWKILQDLNVGLNHAPQTIVACCVLHNLCQIAKEPEPEPLKDPDETGPAPNILDSEKSLCYYGESMRQALADDLHHKLQSR; from the coding sequence ATGGATCAATCCTTCTTACTCATGCTCTCAACTCTCCTCCATCTCCACAATTACCTCGATCCCACCATTTCCCTCCTCCCCTCCACTCCCTCCTCCGCCTCCTCCCCTTCCTCCGCTTCCCTCAACTCTCCCACCTCCCTTCTCTCCTCCTCCTCCGCCGCCCCTCTCCTTTTCTTCACCATCGCCTCTGTCCTCTCCTTCATCGCCTCCTCTCGCCCCAACCCCTCCTCCTCCACTTCCCCCACCTCCACCACCACCGCCACTCCCCCTCCTCCCTCCTCCTCCTCCGACTACTCCGTCTCCGCCTTCCGCGCCTTCTCCACCGACCACATTTGGTCCCTCGAAGCCCCTCTTCGCGACGCCCAATGGCGCTCCCTCTACGGCCTCTCTCACCCTGTCTTCACCACCATCGTCGAAAAACTCAAACCCCATATTGCCCTCTCCAATCTCTCTCTCCCATCCGATTACGCCGTTGCTATGGTCCTCTCTCGCCTTTGCCATGGCCTCTCCGCTAAAACCCTAGCTACCCGTTTCTCTCTCGAACCCTATCTCGTTTCCAAAATCACCAATATGGTCACCCGTCTTCTTGCCACCAAGCTTTACGCTGAGTTTATTAAGATTCCCGTTAGTCGCCGGCGTTTGATTGAAACCACTCAGGCTTTTGAGGAGTTGACTTCTCTCCCCAACATGTGCGGCGCCATTGATGGCAGTCCGATCAAGCTTCGTCGACTTCCTGCTGATCAGAATTTTTCTACTAATTACAATTGTCGATTTGGGTATCCTTCCGTTTTGCTTCAGGTTGTTGCTGACAACAAGAAGATTTTCTGGGATGTTTGTGTTAAAGCTCCTGGTGGCAGTGATGATGCCagccattttagggatagtctTATGTACCATAGGCTTACTTCTGGAGATGTTGTTTGGGATAATGTTATTAATGTCAGAGGTCACCATGTTAGACCTTACATTGTTGGTGACTGGGGTTATCCTCTGTTGTCTTTCTTGCTCACTCCGTTTTCGCCTAATGGCATGGGCACGCCTGCACAGAACCTGTTTGATGGAATGCTGATGAAGGGTCGGTCTGTTGTGGTTGATGCAATTGGGTTGCTTAAGGCTAGGTGGAAGATTCTTCAAGATTTGAATGTGGGTTTAAATCATGCGCCACAGACCATTGTTGCTTGTTGTGTGTTGCATAATTTATGTCAAATTGCTAAGGAGCCAGAGCCTGAACCATTGAAGGATCCCGATGAGACTGGTCCTGCTCCTAACATTCTTGATAGTGAAAAGTCTCTGTGTTATTATGGTGAAAGTATGAGGCAGGCGTTGGCTGATGATTTGCATCATAAGCTTCAATCAAGATAG
- the LOC120089142 gene encoding uncharacterized protein LOC120089142: protein MPPFEALYGKCCRSPVCWDEVGEQKLLGPELVQTMNEAIQKIRARMLTVQSRQKSYADVRRMDLEFEVGGKVFLKVAPMKGVLRFDKRGKLNPRFIGPFEILERVGLVAYRLALPPSLSAVHNVFHVSMLRKYVADSSHVVDYEPFHLNENLSYEEEPIRILAREVKILRNKKIALVKVLWQNHQFKEATWEREDDMRMHYPELFQD from the coding sequence ATGCCACCGTTTGAGGCCCTTTATGGGAAGTGTTGTAGGTCACCCGTATGCTGGGATGAGGTTGGTGAGCAAAAATTACTAGGACCTGAGTTAGTACAGACCATGAAcgaggcaatacagaagattaGGGCCCGAATGTTGACAGTTCAAAGCAGGCAGAAGAGTTATGCTGACGTTAGGCGTATGGACCTGGAGTTTGAAGTAGGTGGAAAGGTGTTTCTGAAAGTGGCACCTATGAAGGGAGTGTTGAGATTTGACAAAAGGGGTAAGTTGAACCCTCGTTTCATCGGGCCATTTGAGATCTTAGAGCGGGTTGGCCTTGTAGCATATCGACTGGCCTTGCCCCCATCTCTTTCTGCAGTTCacaatgtttttcatgtttccatgttgagGAAGTATGTAGCAGACTCATCTCATGTTGTGGATTATGAGCCTTTCCATTTAAATGAGAACCTGAGCTACGAAGAAGAGCCCATTCGAATCCTGGCCAGGGAAGTGAAAATTTTGCGCAACAAGAAGATAGCTTTGGTGAAGGTTCTTTGGCAAAATCACCAGTTCAAGGAAGCAACGTGGGAGCGCGAGGATGACATGAGGATGCATTATCCCGAGCTTTTTCAGGAttag